GTATCTCGGCTCGGACTACAAGGTCCTGGCCAGCTTCGGGCATATCCGCGATCTCCCCTCCAAGGACGGCTCGGTCAAGCCGGACGACGATTTCTCGATGATCTGGGAAGTCGACGAGCGCGCCGCCAAGCGGATCAAGGACATCGCCGACGCCGTGAAGGGCGCCGACAAGCTGATCCTCGCCACCGATCCGGACCGCGAGGGCGAGGCGATCTCCTGGCATGTGCTGGAGGTCCTCAAGCAGCGCAAGGCGCTGGGGCACGTCAAGATCGAGCGGGTCGCGTTCAACGCGGTGACCAAGTCCGCGATCCTCGAGGCGATCGCCCATCCGCGGCAGATCAACGAAGAGCTGGTCGACGCCTATATGGCGCGCCGTGCGCTCGATTACCTGGTCGGCTTCACCCTGTCGCCGGTGCTCTGGCGCAAGCTGCCCGGCGCCCGCTCGGCGGGACGGGTGCAGTCGGTCGCGCTCCGGCTGGTGGTCGACCGCGAGATCGAGATCGAGGCCTTCCGGGCCCAGGAATATTGGAGCATCGACGCCGATGTGAGCGTGCCGAATGGCGGGTTCAAGGCGCGGCTTACCACGCTGAACGGCGAGAAGCTCGACAAGCTCTCGCTCAAGACCGAAGCCGAGGCCTCGGCGGCGGTCGCGGCGATCAACGCGCAGCGCTTTGCGATCGAGAGCGTCGAGAGCAAGCCGGTCAAGCGGCACCCTGCCCCGCCCTTCATCACCTCGACGCTGCAGCAGGAAGCCTCGCGCAAGCTCGGCTTCGGCGCCAAGCGTACGATGCAGATCGCGCAGAGCCTTTATGAAGGCGCCGATGTCGGCGGCGAGACCGTGGGTCTCATCACCTATATGCGGACCGACGGCATCACCATGGTGCCGGAGGCCGTGACGGAAGCGCGGTCGGTGATCGGCTCGCGCTACGGCCAGAAATACGTCCCGGGCGCGCCGCGGCTTTACACCTCAAAGGCCAAGAACGCACAGGAAGCGCATGAGGCGATCCGCCCGACGCTGTTCGAGCGCACGCCGGAAGAGGTTTCCAGGTACATCGACGCCGACGCGGCGAAGCTCTACGAGCTGATCTGGAAGCGCGCCATCGCGAGCCAGATGGAGAGCGCCGAGCTCGAGCGCACCACGGTGGACGTGGCCAGCGTCGACAAGAAGATCGTGCTGCGCGCCACCGGCACGGTGACGCTGTTCGACGGCTTCCTGACCCTCTACCAGGAAGGCAAGGACGACGAGTCCGACGAAGACGGTTCGCGCCTGCCCAAGGTCGTGGCGGGCGAGGCCGCGAAGGTCGAGAACGTCGCGCCGGCGCAGCACTTCACCGAACCGCCGCCGCGCTATTCCGAGGCGAGCCTGGTGCGCAAGCTGGAGGAGCTCGGCATCGGCCGGCCGTCCACCTATGCCTCGATCCTCTCGGTGCTGCGCGACCGCAACTATGTGCGGCTGGACCGCGGGCGCTTCACGCCCGACGACAAGGGCCGGCTCGTCACGGTGTTCCTGGAGCAGTATTTCCCGCGCTATGTCGAGTACGGCTTCACCGCCGATCTCGAGGAACAGCTCGACGAGGTCTCCGACGGCAAGCTGAACTGGAAGCAGCTGCTGCGCGACTTCTGGCGCGACTTCTCGGCGGCGGTCGGCGGGACCAAAGACCTCAAGATCAGCCACGTCATCGATGCGATGAACGACATCCTGGGGCCGCACATCTTCCCCGCCAATGCCGACGGCTCGAACCCGCGCGTCTGCCCGACCTGCGGCAAGGGCGAGCTGAGCCTGAAGCTGGGCCGCTTCGGCGCGTTCGTCGGCTGCTCGAACTATCCCGAATGCCGCTTCACGCGGCAGCTCGGCCAGAACAATGCCGACGCCGCGGCGCAGCAGCCGCGCGAGCTGGGCGAGGATCCGGCGACGGGCGAGAAGATCTCGCTGCGCAGCGGCCGCTTCGGACCCTATGTCCAGCTCGGCGAGGGCGAGAAGCCCAAGCGCTCGGGCATCCCCAAGGGGACCGACATGGAGACCGTCGATCTCGACTATGCGCGCAAGCTTTTGGCGCTGCCGCGCGAAGTCGGCATCCATCCCGAGACCGGCAAGCCGATCACCGCGAATTTCGGACGCTTCGGGCCCTATGTGGCGAGCGACGGGACCTATGCCTCGCTGGAATCGGCGGAGGACGTCTTCACCGTCGGGCTCAACCGCGCGGTCGACCTGATCGCCGAGAAGAAGAACAATCCGCGCGGCCGGCGCGGGCCGCAGGCGCTCAAGGAGCTGGGCGCCGACCCGTCAGGCACGCCGATCAAGCTGATGAAGGGCCGCTATGGACCCTACGTCACCGACGGCTCGGTCAATGCGACGGTGCCGGACGCGGACAATGCCGAGGCCATCACGCTGGAGCAGGCGCTGGCGCTGATCGCCGATCGCGCGGCCAAGGGCGGCGGAAAAAAGAAGAAGGCGCCCAAGGCAAAAGCGGCGGCAAAGCCGAAGAAGGCCGCGAAGGCGAAGAGCGAGCCAAAGACCGAGAAAGCCGCGGCCGCGCCCAAGAAGAAGCCGGCGGCAAAGAAGAAGCCCGAACCGGTGGCCGGCGAGTAGACCTTGGCGAAGAAACCACAGTCCTCCAACGCGCCTCGTCTCGACAAGGCGCGCGTGCTTGAGCTTTTGAGCGCGACGCCGAACGCGACCAAGCGCGACCTGGCGCGCGTGCTGGGCGTCAAGGGTTCCGATCGCATCGCGCTCAAGCGCATCCTCAAGGAGCTCGAGGAGGACGGCTCCATCGCGGGCAACCGGCGGCGCGGCTATGCCCCGCCGGGCGCCATCCCCGACGTGACGGTGCTCGAGATCACCGGCCAGGACGCCGACGGCGAATTGCTGGCGCGACCACAGAAATGGGACTCGAACGACGAGCCGCCGCGCATCATCGTGGTGCCGGAGCGCAATGCGAGCGGAGCGGCGCTGGGCCGCGGCGAGCGCGTGCTGGCGCGACTGACGCGCGAGGACGGCGGCTATGAAGCGCGCGTCATCAAGCGGCTGGGCGCCAGCGCGCACAAGGTGCTGGGCGTGCTGACCGCGACGCCGAGCGGCTTGCGGCTGGCGCCGATCGACCGCAAGAGCCGCACCGAGTTCGCGGTCGACGAGCGCGACCGCGGCGGGGCGGAGAACAACGAGCTCGTCGTCGCCGAGCCGCTGGCCGGCCGCGCCCAGGGCTTCCCGCGCGCCAAGGTGGTCGAGCGGCTGGGCAGCATGAACGCGCCCCGGACGGTGAGCCTGATCGCGATCCACGCGCATGGCATCCCGACCGAGTTTCCCAAGGAAGTCGTCGAGGAGGCGGAGCGGGCGGCGCCGCCGGAACTGCGCGGCCGCACCGACCTGCGCGCCATCCCGCTGCTCACCATCGATCCCGACGATGCGCGCGATCACGACGACGCGGTGTGGGCCGGGCCGGACGACGATCCCAAGAATCCCGGCGGCTATGTCGCCCTGGTCGCGATCGCCGACGTCGCGCATTACGTGACGCCCGGCTCGGCGCTCGACCGCGAGGCCTACAAGCGCGGCAACTCGGCCTATTTTCCCGACCGCGTCGTCCCGATGCTGCCCGAACATCTGTCGGCCGATCTGTGCTCGCTGAAGGAAGGCGTCGACCGCGCCTGCCTGGCGGTGCGCATGGTGTTCGACAAGAGCGGAAAGAAGCGGCGGCATGAGTTCCTTCGCGGCGTGATGCGGTCGGCGGCGCGGCTGACCTATCGCCGGGCCCAGCTGGCGTTCGACGGCAAGCCGGATCCGGACATGTCCGCCGTCGCGAAGGCGACGCTGAAGGATGTCTGGGACTGCTACCAGGTTCTGACGCAGGAGCGCCGGCAGCGCGATCCGCTCGACCTCGACCTGCCCGAACGGCGGATCATCCTGGGCGCCGACGGCAAGGTGGCCTCCATCGCCTATCGCGAGCGGCTGGAATCGATGAAGCTGATCGAAGAGTTCATGGTGCTCGCCAATGTCGCGGCGGCGGAAGCCCTCGAACAGAAGAAGACGCCGCTGATCTACCGGGTGCACGAGCAGCCCTCGAAGGAGAAGCTGTTCGGGTTCGGCGATTTCCTGCGCACCATCGGGATCAATTTCGCCAAGGGCCAGGTGCTCAAGCCCGGCGTGTTCAACCGCATCCTCGGCCAGGCCAAGGGCGGCGCGCATGAGGCGGTGATGAACGACGTCGTGCTGCGCACCCAGGCGCAGGCGGTCTATGCGCCGGTCAATGTCGGGCATTTCGGCCTGAACCTGGCGCGCTATGCGCATTTCACCTCGCCGATCCGGCGCTATGCCGACCTGGTCGTGCATCGCGCGCTGGTGCGGGCGCACCA
The nucleotide sequence above comes from Rhizomicrobium sp.. Encoded proteins:
- the topA gene encoding type I DNA topoisomerase; amino-acid sequence: MNVVVVESPGKVKSINKYLGSDYKVLASFGHIRDLPSKDGSVKPDDDFSMIWEVDERAAKRIKDIADAVKGADKLILATDPDREGEAISWHVLEVLKQRKALGHVKIERVAFNAVTKSAILEAIAHPRQINEELVDAYMARRALDYLVGFTLSPVLWRKLPGARSAGRVQSVALRLVVDREIEIEAFRAQEYWSIDADVSVPNGGFKARLTTLNGEKLDKLSLKTEAEASAAVAAINAQRFAIESVESKPVKRHPAPPFITSTLQQEASRKLGFGAKRTMQIAQSLYEGADVGGETVGLITYMRTDGITMVPEAVTEARSVIGSRYGQKYVPGAPRLYTSKAKNAQEAHEAIRPTLFERTPEEVSRYIDADAAKLYELIWKRAIASQMESAELERTTVDVASVDKKIVLRATGTVTLFDGFLTLYQEGKDDESDEDGSRLPKVVAGEAAKVENVAPAQHFTEPPPRYSEASLVRKLEELGIGRPSTYASILSVLRDRNYVRLDRGRFTPDDKGRLVTVFLEQYFPRYVEYGFTADLEEQLDEVSDGKLNWKQLLRDFWRDFSAAVGGTKDLKISHVIDAMNDILGPHIFPANADGSNPRVCPTCGKGELSLKLGRFGAFVGCSNYPECRFTRQLGQNNADAAAQQPRELGEDPATGEKISLRSGRFGPYVQLGEGEKPKRSGIPKGTDMETVDLDYARKLLALPREVGIHPETGKPITANFGRFGPYVASDGTYASLESAEDVFTVGLNRAVDLIAEKKNNPRGRRGPQALKELGADPSGTPIKLMKGRYGPYVTDGSVNATVPDADNAEAITLEQALALIADRAAKGGGKKKKAPKAKAAAKPKKAAKAKSEPKTEKAAAAPKKKPAAKKKPEPVAGE
- the rnr gene encoding ribonuclease R, yielding MAKKPQSSNAPRLDKARVLELLSATPNATKRDLARVLGVKGSDRIALKRILKELEEDGSIAGNRRRGYAPPGAIPDVTVLEITGQDADGELLARPQKWDSNDEPPRIIVVPERNASGAALGRGERVLARLTREDGGYEARVIKRLGASAHKVLGVLTATPSGLRLAPIDRKSRTEFAVDERDRGGAENNELVVAEPLAGRAQGFPRAKVVERLGSMNAPRTVSLIAIHAHGIPTEFPKEVVEEAERAAPPELRGRTDLRAIPLLTIDPDDARDHDDAVWAGPDDDPKNPGGYVALVAIADVAHYVTPGSALDREAYKRGNSAYFPDRVVPMLPEHLSADLCSLKEGVDRACLAVRMVFDKSGKKRRHEFLRGVMRSAARLTYRRAQLAFDGKPDPDMSAVAKATLKDVWDCYQVLTQERRQRDPLDLDLPERRIILGADGKVASIAYRERLESMKLIEEFMVLANVAAAEALEQKKTPLIYRVHEQPSKEKLFGFGDFLRTIGINFAKGQVLKPGVFNRILGQAKGGAHEAVMNDVVLRTQAQAVYAPVNVGHFGLNLARYAHFTSPIRRYADLVVHRALVRAHHFGDDGLTDREMGRLGEIAEHISMTERRAMAAERDSTDRYVAAYMEDRVGAIFDARITGVTRFGLFVRLAESGAEGLLPVRALGTEFFKHDEKAHALVGDRTRTAYKLGDIVAVRLAEAAPLTGGLRFDLAEAPPGGNKPRVKTQTRPKRGRR